From a region of the Palaeococcus ferrophilus DSM 13482 genome:
- the cyaB gene encoding class IV adenylate cyclase translates to MEIEVKFRVRLEEIRPKIEGLGAILSHEEVQEDVYFSLPSPQLLRVRRVENLGRAFLTYKLIKDPGRNEEFDELEVEVSDFDTTVEILKRLGFEEDVIVRKHRYVYRLGDVTFELSRVENLGDFLDIEVIAEDIGGAKRRIWDVAKKLGLSEKDVEPRLYQELIREKMGN, encoded by the coding sequence ATGGAGATCGAGGTTAAATTCCGGGTCCGCCTCGAGGAGATACGCCCTAAAATCGAGGGGCTTGGGGCGATCCTCTCCCATGAGGAAGTCCAGGAGGACGTTTACTTTTCCCTCCCCTCTCCACAGCTCCTAAGGGTTAGGCGCGTGGAGAACCTCGGGAGGGCCTTTCTAACCTACAAGCTCATAAAGGATCCCGGCAGGAACGAGGAGTTCGACGAGCTTGAGGTGGAGGTTTCCGACTTCGATACCACCGTGGAGATACTCAAGAGGCTCGGTTTTGAGGAGGACGTCATCGTGAGGAAGCACCGCTACGTGTATCGGCTCGGGGACGTTACCTTCGAACTCAGCCGCGTCGAGAACCTGGGGGATTTTCTGGACATAGAGGTGATTGCGGAGGATATCGGAGGCGCGAAGCGCCGAATATGGGATGTGGCTAAAAAGCTCGGACTGAGCGAGAAAGATGTGGAACCGAGGCTCTACCAGGAACTCATAAGGGAGAAAATGGGAAACTAA
- a CDS encoding Lrp/AsnC family transcriptional regulator: MLQLDDLDRAIIRLLKGDARLTISEISSNLGKPESTIHFRIKKLQERGIIDKYTIILGKPVKPKVAAFLILKVEKPVIEDFLERYLEYIAKTLSMLPNVLMVAKSGDDHLVALIGEETQENLERFIEDNIKTIPTLKEVNVLPIREFKKGEDVIGFLAEI, translated from the coding sequence ATGCTGCAACTTGATGATCTGGACAGGGCTATAATCCGACTCCTAAAGGGCGATGCAAGACTTACAATTTCGGAGATAAGTTCCAATCTGGGCAAACCCGAGTCAACTATACACTTCAGGATCAAAAAGCTACAGGAAAGGGGGATAATAGACAAGTACACCATAATCCTCGGAAAACCCGTGAAACCAAAGGTCGCGGCCTTCCTGATACTCAAGGTGGAGAAGCCCGTTATCGAGGACTTCCTCGAGCGCTACCTCGAGTACATAGCCAAGACCCTCTCGATGCTCCCCAACGTCCTCATGGTCGCCAAGAGCGGAGACGACCACCTTGTCGCGCTGATCGGAGAGGAGACCCAGGAGAACCTCGAAAGGTTCATAGAGGACAACATAAAGACGATACCAACCCTCAAAGAGGTAAACGTCCTCCCCATAAGGGAGTTCAAGAAGGGGGAGGACGTAATAGGCTTCCTCGCGGAGATTTGA